One genomic segment of Misgurnus anguillicaudatus chromosome 23, ASM2758022v2, whole genome shotgun sequence includes these proteins:
- the LOC141359354 gene encoding uncharacterized protein isoform X2 yields the protein MMEVKEETRDLNEVEERQQEPHDVITKEEYPDCLQISTKIKGPKHSVGSHHGGKSFTRNGHHWEEMSIDDKERRHTCQQCGKSYAFRSKLRTHLKTHTGERPYKCTECEKSFVCAKTLQNHLRIHTGEKPFTCTQCGKSYALRGSLRAHVKTHAGEKSYKCTQCEKMFVCARRLQNHLRIHTGEKPYTCTQCGKSYALRGSFRTHVQTHTGERPYKCTQCKKRFICARILDNHLRIHTGEKPFTCPQCGKSYAFRCSLRIHLRNHTGERPYKCTQCGKSFSRAETLKDHLMIHTGGKPHTCPQCGKSFALKSNLRVHERSHAKEKLYTCPQCEMSFIKKQQLKSHIKIHTGERPFICPQCEKSFITKQQLTSHIKIHNREKHFICPQCEMSFITKQQLTSHIKIHTREKPFICPQCEMSFITKQQLTSHILIHTGLKPFTCSQCAKSFASKTSLMAHERIHTWDKPFTCLQCGKVFVQLSNLSSHKRIHTGDKPFTCPQCGKACAQLSNLRTSERIHTGE from the coding sequence atgATGGAAGTAAAAGAAGAAACTCGGGACCTGAATGAAGTGGAGGAGAGACAACAGGAACCTCATGATGTCATCACTAAAGAGGAATATCCTGATTGTTTACAAATCTCAACGAAAATAAAAGGACCCAAACATTCAGTCGGTTCTCATCAcggtggaaagagtttcacaaGAAACGGACATCATTGGGAAGAAATGAGCATTGACGATAAGGAGAGACGTCACACTTGCCagcagtgtggaaagagttatGCATTTAGGAGTAAACTTAGGACACATTTGAaaactcacactggagagaggCCGTACAAATGCACAGAGTGTGAAAAAAGTTTTGTATGTGCAAAAACACTTCAGAATCATCTaaggattcacactggagagaagcCTTTCACTTGcactcagtgtggaaagagttatGCATTAAGAGGTTCCCTTAGGGCACACGTGAAAACTCACGCTGGAGAGAAGTCGTACAAATGCACACAGTGTGAAAAAATGTTTGTATGTGCAAGAAGACTTCAGAATCATCTaaggattcacactggagagaagcCTTACACCTGcactcagtgtggaaagagttatGCATTAAGGGGTTCCTTTAGGACACACGTGCaaactcacactggagagaggCCATACAAATGCACACAGtgtaaaaaacgttttatatgtGCAAGAATACTTGACAATCATCTaaggattcacactggagagaagcCTTTCACCTGCCCTCAGTGTGGGAAGAGTTATGCATTTAGGTGTTCCCTTAGGATACACTTGAGAAATCACACTGGAGAGAGGCCATACAAATGCACTCAGTGTGGAAAAAGTTTTTCACGTGCTGAAACACTTAAGGATCATCTAATGATTCACACTGGAGGAAAACCTCACACCTGccctcagtgtggaaagagttttgcaCTAAAATCAAACCTTAGGGTTCACGAAAGATCTCATGCCAAAGAAAAGCTATACACCTGCCCTCAGTGTGAAATGAGTTTCATAAAGAAACAACAACTTAAGTCCCACATAAAAATTCACACTGGCGAGAGACCTTTTATTTGccctcagtgtgaaaagagtttcataACGAAACAACAACTTACGTCCCACATAAAAATTCACAATCGtgagaaacattttatttgCCCTCAGTGTGAAATGAGTTTCATAACGAAACAACAACTTACGTCCCACATAAAAATTCACACTCGTGAGAAACCTTTTATTTGCCCTCAGTGTGAAATGAGTTTCATAACGAAACAACAACTTACGTCCCACATATTAATTCACACTGGTCTAAAACCTTTCACCTGCTCTCAGTGTGCAAAGAGTTTTGCAAGCAAAACAAGCCTTATGGCTCACGAAAGAATTCACACCTGGGACAAGCCTTTCACCTGCCTTCAGTGTGGAAAGGTTTTTGTGCAATTATCAAACCTTAGCTCTCACAAAAGGATTCACACCGGAGACAAGCCTTTCACTTGCCCTCAGTGTGGAAAGGCTTGTGCGCAATTATCAAACCTTAGGACTAGTGAAAGGATTCACACCGGAGAATAA
- the LOC141359355 gene encoding uncharacterized protein gives MMEVKEETEELNEVEERQEEPHDVITEEKSSDCVQISTKIRETKRSVGSHHRGKSFTEKGHHRDDMSINNKERRHKCQQCGKRFLFKSNLYTHLRTHTGEKPYKCTQCEKSFLSAGRLKDHIIIHTGEKPYTCSQCGKSFALKASLRSHERTHTPAEEKPYSCPQCKMSFITKQHLKCHIRIHTGERPFMCSQCGKSFAHKQSLKDHERLHTGEKPFICPQCGKSFAQKANLWTHKGVHSGEKPYTCPQCGKSYKQKDRLKSHIRNHTGERPYTCPQCGKSFIRAASLKTHQRTHTDKKTYLCSVCGEMFTQIEKLKNHQKMHTDEKSHVCSECGKSFLRMTALREHQRIHTEGKPYTCTHCGKEFTHLCHWKNHIRIHTGEKPFACSHCGKKFTHLSNLKGHERIHTGEKPYTCSYCGESFTHSSQWIRHQTIHTGEKPYTCSHCGKGFLNSCEWKRHERVHTGEKPYTCSYCGKSFPDLSYCKSHERVHTGENPHKCPLCGKSFTLSSHVTRHKQTCCGKQSQTTSSDS, from the coding sequence atgATGGAGGTAAAAGAGGAAACTGAGGAACTGAATGAAGTAGAGGAGAGACAAGAAGAACCTCATGATGTCATCACTGAGGAAAAATCTTCTGATTGTGTACAAATATCAACTAAAATAAGAGAAACGAAACGTTCAGTCGGTTCCCATCACcgtggaaagagttttacagAAAAAGGACACCACAGGGATGACATGAGCATTAACAATAAAGAGAGACGTCACAAGTGCCAGCAGTGTGGAAAGAGATTTCTGTTTAAGAGTAACCTTTATACACACTTGAgaactcacactggagagaagcCGTACAAATGCAcacagtgtgaaaagagttttttATCTGCAGGAAGACTTAAGGATCATATAataattcacactggagagaaaccttacacctgctctcagtgtggaaagagttttgcaCTAAAAGCAAGCCTAAGGTCTCACGAAAGAACTCATACACCTGCCGAAGAAAAGCCGTACAGCTGTCCTCAGTGTAAAATGAGTTTCATAACGAAACAACATCTGAAGTGTCACATAAGAATTCACACTGGTGAGAGACCTTTCATGTGttctcagtgtggaaagagttttgcaCATAAACAAAGCCTTAAGGACCATGAAAgacttcatactggagagaaacctttcatCTGCCCTCAGTGTGGAAAAAGTTTCGCACAAAAAGCAAACCTTTGGACTCACAAAGGTGTTCACTCCGGAGAAAAGCCGTACACCTGccctcagtgtggaaagagttacAAACAGAAAGATCGTCTTAAGAGTCACATAAGAAATCACACGGGTGAGAGACCTTACACGTGtcctcaatgtggaaagagtttcataAGAGCAGCAAGTCTTAAAACTCACCAGCGCActcatactgataaaaaaactTACTTGTGTTCTGTTTGTGGAGAGATGTTTACACAGATTGAAAAGTTAAAAAACCACCAGAAAATGCATACTGATGAGAAATCTCATGTGTGCTCCGAGTGTGGAAAATCATTTTTGAGAATGACAGCTTTGAGAGAGCACCAAAGAATCCATACTGAAGGAAAACCATACACTTGTACACATTGCGGAAAGGAATTCACTCATTTATGTCATTGGAAAAATCACATCAGAATCCATACTGGAGAAAAACCATTCGCGTGTTCACATTGCGGAAAGAAGTTTACTCATTTAAGTAACTTGAAAGGTCACGAGAGAAtccatactggagagaaaccatacaCATGTTCATATTGTGGAGAGAGTTTCACTCATTCATCTCAGTGGATAAGACATCAAACAATCCATACTGGAGAAAAACCATACACATGTTCACATTGCGGAAAGGGTTTCTTGAATTCATGCGAATGGAAAAGACACGAGAGAGTCCATACTGGAGAAAAACCATACACGTGTTCATATTGCGGAAAGAGTTTCCCTGATTTAAGTTACTGTAAGAGTcatgagagagttcatactggagagaatcCACATAAATGTC
- the LOC141359639 gene encoding uncharacterized protein translates to MDVEEQLQDLNEVVEKQQEPHDVITEEKFPECLQISTKIRETKHSVGAHHRGKSFTRNGHHRNDMSINNKERRHKCQQCGKSYAFKSNLWTHLKSHTGERPHKCTHCEKSFVCARRLKDHLRIHTGEKPFTCPQCKMSFTMKQHLQNHIRIHTGEKPYTCPQCGKSFAQKSTLMSHLGTHTEEKPYTCPQCGKSFALKDNLKSHILLHIGLRPYTCPQCGKGFARKENLRIHAVLHTGQRPYICPQCGNNFAQKSHLRAHQRIHTGEKPYTCHLCGKSYKQNDRLKCHMRNHTGERPYTCPQCGKSYILKDNLKIHILIHTGQRPHICPQCGKSFVRKENLRTHERIHTGEKPFICPQCGKGFAQKSNFRTHEKIHNGEKPYPCSHCGKKFLSSYEWKRHERVHTGEKPYTCSYCGKSFSALSYCKIHERSHTGEKPHHCPLCGKSFTSTSSVTRHKKSCGNQSQTLDHTINNMMEVKEEPQDLNEVEERQQEPHDVITKEEYPDCLQISTKIRGTKHSVSFHQRGKSFTRNGPYREEMSIDDKERRHKCQQCGKSYALRCSLVAHLKTHTGERPYKCTPCEKSFIMKQHLQCHIRIHTGERPYKCTHCEKSFIKKHHLKCHIRTHTGERPYKCTHCERSFVNAGTLRGHLRIHNGEKPFNCTHCGKSFSLKASLGFHEKIHAKEKPYTCPQCMMSFTMKEHLKRHIRIHTGERPYTCLQCGKSFARKQTLGTHKRIHTGEKPYTCPQCGNSFAQISTLRNHERIHTRE, encoded by the exons ATGGATGTAGAAGAGCAACTTCAGGACCTTAATGAAGTAGTGGAGAAACAACAGGAGCCTCATGATGTCATCACTGAGGAAAAATTTCCTGAATGTTTACAAATATCAACTAAAATAAGAGAAACCAAACATTCAGTCGGTGCCCATCAccgtggaaagagtttcacaaGAAACGGACACCATAGGAATGACATGAGCATTAACAATAAGGAGAGACGTCACAAGTGTCagcagtgtggaaagagttatGCATTTAAGAGTAACCTTTGGACACACTTGAAATCTCACACTGGAGAGAGGCCGCACAAATGCACTCATTGTGAAAAGAGTTTTGTATGTGCAAGAAGACTTAAGGATCATCTaaggattcacactggagaaaagcctTTCACTTGCCCTCAGTGTAAAATGAGTTTCACAATGAAACAACATCTTCAGAATCACATAAGGATTCACACTGGGGAGAAACCTTACACGTGtcctcagtgtggaaagagttttgcacaaaaatcaaccCTTATGTCTCATTTAGGGACTCACACTGAAGAGAAACCTTACACCTGCCcccagtgtggaaagagtttcgcACTTAAAGATAATCTTAAGAGTCACATATTACTTCACATTGGTCTAAGACCTTACACTTGCCCTCAGTGTGGAAAGGGTTTTGCACGCAAAGAAAACCTAAGGATTCATGCAGTGCTTCACACTGGACAGAGACCTTACATCTGCCCTCAGTGTGGGAACAATTTTGCGCAAAAATCACACCTTAGGGCTCACCAAAGGATTCACACCGGAGAAAAGCCGTACACCTGCCatctgtgtggaaagagttACAAACAGAACGATCGTCTTAAGTGTCACATGAGAAATCACACCGGTGAGAGACCTTACACCTGTCCTCAGTGTGGGAAAAGTTATATACTAAAAGATAATCTTAAGATTCACATATTAATTCACACTGGTCAGAGACCTCACATCTGtcctcagtgtggaaagagttttgtACGTAAAGAAAACCTTAGGACTCACGAaaggattcacactggagaaaagcctTTCATCTGTCCTCAGTGTGGAAAGggttttgcacaaaaatcaaacTTTAGGACTCATGAAAAGATTCACAACGGAGAAAAACCATATCCATGTTCACATTGCGGAAAGAAGTTCTTGAGTTCATATGAATGGAAAAGACACGAGAGAGTCCATACTGGAGAAAAACCATACACGTGTTCATATTGCGGAAAGAGTTTTTCTGCTTTAAGTTACTGTAAGATACACGAAAGAAGTCATACTGGAGAGAAGCCACATCACTGTCCTctatgtggaaagagtttcacttCGACAAGTAGTGTAACAAGACATAAAAAATCATGTGGAAATCAGTCACAAACCCTCGATCATACGATTAATA atatgATGGAAGTAAAAGAGGAACCTCAGGACCTGAATGAAGTGGAGGAGAGACAACAGGAACCTCATGATGTCATCACTAAAGAGGAATATcctgattgtttacaaatatcAACTAAAATAAGAGGAACCAAACATTCAGTCAGTTTCCATCAgcgtggaaagagtttcacaaGAAACGGACCCTATAGGGAAGAAATGAGCATTGACGATAAGGAGAGACGTCACAAGTGCCagcagtgtggaaagagttatGCATTAAGGTGTTCCCTTGTGGCACACTTGAaaactcacactggagagaggCCGTACAAATGCACTCcttgtgaaaagagtttcataATGAAACAACATCTTCAGTGTCACataagaattcacactggagagagacCGTACAAATGCACTCattgtgaaaagagtttcataaaaaaacatcaCCTTAAGTGTCACATAAgaactcacactggagagaggCCGTACAAATGCACTCATTGTGAAAGGAGTTTTGTAAATGCAGGAACACTACGTGGTCATCTAAGGATTCACAACGGAGAGAAACCTTTCAACTGCACTcactgtgggaagagtttttcACTAAAAGCAAGCCTTGGGTTTCACGAAAAAATTCACGCCAAAGAAAAGCCGTACACGTGCCCTCAGTGTATGATGAGTTTTACAATGAAAGAACATCTTAAGAGGCACATAAGAATTCACACTGGTGAGAGACCTTACACGtgtcttcagtgtggaaagagttttgcaCGTAAACAAACCCTTGGGACCCACAAAAGGATTCACACCGGAGAAAAGCCGTACACCTGCCCTCAGTGTGGAAACAGTTTTGCACAGATATCAACCCTTAGGAATCATGAAAGGATTCACACCAGAGAATAA
- the LOC141359354 gene encoding uncharacterized protein isoform X1 — MNRDRHKQRRKINLHACIDMMEVKEETRDLNEVEERQQEPHDVITKEEYPDCLQISTKIKGPKHSVGSHHGGKSFTRNGHHWEEMSIDDKERRHTCQQCGKSYAFRSKLRTHLKTHTGERPYKCTECEKSFVCAKTLQNHLRIHTGEKPFTCTQCGKSYALRGSLRAHVKTHAGEKSYKCTQCEKMFVCARRLQNHLRIHTGEKPYTCTQCGKSYALRGSFRTHVQTHTGERPYKCTQCKKRFICARILDNHLRIHTGEKPFTCPQCGKSYAFRCSLRIHLRNHTGERPYKCTQCGKSFSRAETLKDHLMIHTGGKPHTCPQCGKSFALKSNLRVHERSHAKEKLYTCPQCEMSFIKKQQLKSHIKIHTGERPFICPQCEKSFITKQQLTSHIKIHNREKHFICPQCEMSFITKQQLTSHIKIHTREKPFICPQCEMSFITKQQLTSHILIHTGLKPFTCSQCAKSFASKTSLMAHERIHTWDKPFTCLQCGKVFVQLSNLSSHKRIHTGDKPFTCPQCGKACAQLSNLRTSERIHTGE, encoded by the coding sequence atatgATGGAAGTAAAAGAAGAAACTCGGGACCTGAATGAAGTGGAGGAGAGACAACAGGAACCTCATGATGTCATCACTAAAGAGGAATATCCTGATTGTTTACAAATCTCAACGAAAATAAAAGGACCCAAACATTCAGTCGGTTCTCATCAcggtggaaagagtttcacaaGAAACGGACATCATTGGGAAGAAATGAGCATTGACGATAAGGAGAGACGTCACACTTGCCagcagtgtggaaagagttatGCATTTAGGAGTAAACTTAGGACACATTTGAaaactcacactggagagaggCCGTACAAATGCACAGAGTGTGAAAAAAGTTTTGTATGTGCAAAAACACTTCAGAATCATCTaaggattcacactggagagaagcCTTTCACTTGcactcagtgtggaaagagttatGCATTAAGAGGTTCCCTTAGGGCACACGTGAAAACTCACGCTGGAGAGAAGTCGTACAAATGCACACAGTGTGAAAAAATGTTTGTATGTGCAAGAAGACTTCAGAATCATCTaaggattcacactggagagaagcCTTACACCTGcactcagtgtggaaagagttatGCATTAAGGGGTTCCTTTAGGACACACGTGCaaactcacactggagagaggCCATACAAATGCACACAGtgtaaaaaacgttttatatgtGCAAGAATACTTGACAATCATCTaaggattcacactggagagaagcCTTTCACCTGCCCTCAGTGTGGGAAGAGTTATGCATTTAGGTGTTCCCTTAGGATACACTTGAGAAATCACACTGGAGAGAGGCCATACAAATGCACTCAGTGTGGAAAAAGTTTTTCACGTGCTGAAACACTTAAGGATCATCTAATGATTCACACTGGAGGAAAACCTCACACCTGccctcagtgtggaaagagttttgcaCTAAAATCAAACCTTAGGGTTCACGAAAGATCTCATGCCAAAGAAAAGCTATACACCTGCCCTCAGTGTGAAATGAGTTTCATAAAGAAACAACAACTTAAGTCCCACATAAAAATTCACACTGGCGAGAGACCTTTTATTTGccctcagtgtgaaaagagtttcataACGAAACAACAACTTACGTCCCACATAAAAATTCACAATCGtgagaaacattttatttgCCCTCAGTGTGAAATGAGTTTCATAACGAAACAACAACTTACGTCCCACATAAAAATTCACACTCGTGAGAAACCTTTTATTTGCCCTCAGTGTGAAATGAGTTTCATAACGAAACAACAACTTACGTCCCACATATTAATTCACACTGGTCTAAAACCTTTCACCTGCTCTCAGTGTGCAAAGAGTTTTGCAAGCAAAACAAGCCTTATGGCTCACGAAAGAATTCACACCTGGGACAAGCCTTTCACCTGCCTTCAGTGTGGAAAGGTTTTTGTGCAATTATCAAACCTTAGCTCTCACAAAAGGATTCACACCGGAGACAAGCCTTTCACTTGCCCTCAGTGTGGAAAGGCTTGTGCGCAATTATCAAACCTTAGGACTAGTGAAAGGATTCACACCGGAGAATAA